From a single Miscanthus floridulus cultivar M001 chromosome 8, ASM1932011v1, whole genome shotgun sequence genomic region:
- the LOC136475061 gene encoding protein SMAX1-like isoform X2, giving the protein MRAYAATPAVATLPSAAPPLTPDAAAVLSRAAADASRRRHAHTTPLHAAAALLSGPAPLLRDACAAGLASPHPLRCRALDLCFSVALDRLPTSTELQHHHDGGAFHAAAAPPLSNALAAALKRAYAHHRRIGSGGVEADDHRVGVPHLVLAILDDPSVARVMREASFSSTAVKAAMLRSLSDPAAPDAGAYVSARVMHRQASHGREEEVAKVVEVLKRGKKRNPVLVGDTVDVDAVVQEVVTLIQRQRLGNARVISFPKEFGDPVDMDRAQLTAKIKELGEAVRSASSSAGVVVNLGNLQWLVEERCAAHQGEQQEKRRDVVLDTARAAVDEMARVLNLSGEGEHRVWVIGTATCATYMKCQVYHPALESEWDLQAVPITPRPPPPPPPPLGLSPRGILSSSVEVLSTAMTSPMQRAPSLCSACIEGYERERAEMASSERAPCPAEQPMSLWLQIGTPSSGRPTDRAQEKAREADELRRRWRDRCAQLHSHARPPLVTCSEWNGATILANMRAPPPVVRPPVQPRGAVDTDLALGLAAERPACETDDKLLMRRLTEAVRWQPEAAAAVASTIAKARSREARRLGKADVDAWVLFAGPDVAGKRSMAEALSKSVFGTGAVTVRLGYPQAGDDGGESVVSCRGQTALDRMAEAIRANPFRVVVLDGVDHADSVVRGSILRAIESGRLSDSHGRDAALGTNIFVVMSQWSPPLPDHLRNSQEAEPFLPDLPWNLEHGMITGGKRCRLEQQLDGDRRTKARKHSAREPLPLDLNLSMSDDHTDAVDDSGGEGSRNSSSDLTVEHEQEYGQPASARCSAPPTVSELIKAVDGVVVFKPPVNLEPLMKRSVSDLVVPAAKFGDITVGGWSVHVDDGLLGRLAAGAARAAGATAATPMEAWTGEVLCPSSLRQFKRSLSTNDVDGATVEGGGRRKDGEMFPMMPVTVDGN; this is encoded by the exons ATGAGAGCCTACGCGGCGACCCCGGCCGTGGCCACGCTGCCGTCGGCCGCGCCGCCGCTGACACCCGACGCCGCGGCCGTGCTGTCCCGCGCCGCGGCCGACGCGTCCAGGCGCCGCCACGCGCACACCACGCCGCTCCACGCGGCGGCCGCGCTGCTGTCCGGCCCGGCGCCGCTGCTCCGGGACGCCTGCGCCGCGGGGCTCGCGTCCCCGCACCCGCTCCGCTGCCGCGCGCTCGACCTCTGCTTCTCCGTCGCCCTCGACCGCCTCCCCACGTCCACGGAGCTCCAGCACCACCACGACGGCGGCGCCTTCCACGCGGCGGCAGCGCCGCCGCTCTCCAACGCGCTCGCCGCCGCGCTCAAGCGCGCCTACGCGCACCACCGCCGCATCGGGAGCGGCGGCGTCGAGGCCGACGACCACCGCGTCGGCGTGCCGCACCTCGTGCTCGCCATCCTCGACGACCCGTCCGTGGCGCGCGTCATGCGCGAGGCGTCCTTCTCTAGCACGGCCGTCAAGGCCGCCATGCTCAGATCGCTCTCCGACCCGGCGGCACCCGACGCCGGCGCGTACGTCAGCGCCAGGGTGATGCACCGGCAGGCCTCCCATGGccgggaggaggaggtggccaagGTGGTGGAAGTGCTGAAGCGGGGCAAGAAGCGCAACCCGGTGCTCGTCGGCGACACGGTGGACGTGGACGCCGTGGTGCAGGAGGTGGTCACGCTGATACAGAGGCAACGGCTCGGCAACGCGCGCGTCATCTCCTTCCCCAAGGAGTTCGGCGACCCGGTCGACATGGACAGGGCACAGCTCACCGCCAAGATCAAGGAGCTCGGCGAAGCGGTGAGATCCGCATCGAGCAGCGCCGGCGTCGTGGTCAACCTCGGCAACCTGCAGTGGCTCGTCGAGGAAAGATGCGCGGCTCATCAGGGCGAGCAGCAGGAGAAGAGGAGGGACGTGGTGCTCGACACGGCGCGAGCCGCCGTAGACGAGATGGCGCGCGTTCTGAACCTGTCCGGCGAAGGGGAGCACCGCGTGTGGGTGATCGGCACGGCGACGTGTGCCACGTACATGAAATGCCAGGTGTATCACCCGGCGCTGGAGAGCGAGTGGGACCTCCAGGCCGTGCCCATCACGCCcaggcctccaccgccgccgccgccaccgcttggGCTCTCGCCGAG GGGCATCCTGAGCAGTTCGGTGGAGGTGTTGTCAACGGCGATGACGTCCCCAATGCAACGGGCGCCGAGCCTTTGCAGCGCCTGCATAGAGGGCTACGAACGCGAGCGCGCCGAGATGGCTTCATCGGAGCGTGCTCCCTGTCCGGCCGAGCAACCGATGTCGCTGTGGCTGCAGATCGGCACGCCGAGCAGCGGACGCCCGACCGACCGCGCGCAG GAGAAGGCGCGGGAGGCTGACGAGCTGCGACGCCGGTGGCGCGACCGGTGCGCGCAGCTGCACTCGCATGCCCGCCCGCCGCTGGTCACCTGCTCCGAGTGGAACGGGGCTACCATTCTTGCCAACATgcgggcgccgccgccggtggtACGGCCACCGGTGCAGCCTAGGGGTGCCGTGGACACGGATCTTGCGCTTGGCCTGGCGGCGGAGAGGCCGGCGTGTGAGACGGACGATAAGCTGCTCATGAGACGGCTCACGGAGGCGGTGAGATGGCAACCcgaggctgctgctgctgtggccaGTACGATCGCGAAGGCCAGGTCCCGCGAAGCCAGGCGGCTCGGCAAGGCCGACGTCGACGCGTGGGTCCTCTTTGCCGGGCCTGACGTGGCCGGGAAGAGGAGCATGGCCGAGGCGCTGTCCAAGTCTGTCTTCGGCACGGGGGCCGTCACCGTGCGCCTCGGCTACCCGCAagccggcgacgacggcggcgagtCCGTCGTGTCGTGCCGCGGCCAGACGGCGCTGGACCGCATGGCGGAGGCGATACGGGCGAACCCGTTCCGCGTCGTCGTGCTGGATGGCGTCGACCACGCCGACAGCGTCGTGCGCGGGTCCATCCTACGTGCGATCGAGTCAGGCCGGCTCTCGGACTCGCACGGCCGCGACGCCGCTCTCGGCACCAACATCTTCGTCGTGATGTCGCAGTGGTCGCCGCCGTTGCCGGATCACCTGAGGAACTCGCAGGAAGCCGAACCCTTTCTTCCTGACCTGCCATGGAACCTGGAGCACGGGATGATCACTGGCGGGAAGAGGTGCAGGCTGGAGCAGCAGCTTGACGGAGACCGGCGCACAAAGGCACGTAAACACTCGGCACGGGAGCCGCTTCCCCTGGACTTGAATCTGTCCATGTCCGATGACCACACCGATGCCGTAGATGACAGCGGCGGCGAGGGATCACGGAACTCGTCCAGTGACCTCACCGTGGAGCACGAGCAGGAGTACGGCCAGCCCGCATCCGCCAGATGCTCAGCGCCACCAACCGTGTCCGAGCTCATCAAAGCTGTGGACGGAGTGGTCGTGTTCAAGCCACCGGTGAACTTGGAGCCACTGATGAAACGGAGCGTCTCCGACTTGGTGGTGCCGGCGGCGAAGTTCGGGGACATCACGGTCGGCGGGTGGTCCGTTCACGTCGACGACGGCTTGCTGGGCAGGCTAGCCGCCGGTGCCGCCCGGGCAGCTGGAGCGACGGCGGCCACGCCCATGGAGGCGTGGACCGGCGAGGTGCTGTGCCCTAGCAGCTTACGGCAGTTCAAACGTAGCTTGAGCACCAACGACGTGGACGGAGCGACGGTGGAAGGCGGCGGACGGAGAAAGGACGGCGAGATGTTCCCGATGATGCCGGTGACGGTCGACGGCAACTGA
- the LOC136475061 gene encoding protein SMAX1-like isoform X1: MRAYAATPAVATLPSAAPPLTPDAAAVLSRAAADASRRRHAHTTPLHAAAALLSGPAPLLRDACAAGLASPHPLRCRALDLCFSVALDRLPTSTELQHHHDGGAFHAAAAPPLSNALAAALKRAYAHHRRIGSGGVEADDHRVGVPHLVLAILDDPSVARVMREASFSSTAVKAAMLRSLSDPAAPDAGAYVSARVMHRQASHGREEEVAKVVEVLKRGKKRNPVLVGDTVDVDAVVQEVVTLIQRQRLGNARVISFPKEFGDPVDMDRAQLTAKIKELGEAVRSASSSAGVVVNLGNLQWLVEERCAAHQGEQQEKRRDVVLDTARAAVDEMARVLNLSGEGEHRVWVIGTATCATYMKCQVYHPALESEWDLQAVPITPRPPPPPPPPLGLSPSVGANRGILSSSVEVLSTAMTSPMQRAPSLCSACIEGYERERAEMASSERAPCPAEQPMSLWLQIGTPSSGRPTDRAQEKAREADELRRRWRDRCAQLHSHARPPLVTCSEWNGATILANMRAPPPVVRPPVQPRGAVDTDLALGLAAERPACETDDKLLMRRLTEAVRWQPEAAAAVASTIAKARSREARRLGKADVDAWVLFAGPDVAGKRSMAEALSKSVFGTGAVTVRLGYPQAGDDGGESVVSCRGQTALDRMAEAIRANPFRVVVLDGVDHADSVVRGSILRAIESGRLSDSHGRDAALGTNIFVVMSQWSPPLPDHLRNSQEAEPFLPDLPWNLEHGMITGGKRCRLEQQLDGDRRTKARKHSAREPLPLDLNLSMSDDHTDAVDDSGGEGSRNSSSDLTVEHEQEYGQPASARCSAPPTVSELIKAVDGVVVFKPPVNLEPLMKRSVSDLVVPAAKFGDITVGGWSVHVDDGLLGRLAAGAARAAGATAATPMEAWTGEVLCPSSLRQFKRSLSTNDVDGATVEGGGRRKDGEMFPMMPVTVDGN, encoded by the exons ATGAGAGCCTACGCGGCGACCCCGGCCGTGGCCACGCTGCCGTCGGCCGCGCCGCCGCTGACACCCGACGCCGCGGCCGTGCTGTCCCGCGCCGCGGCCGACGCGTCCAGGCGCCGCCACGCGCACACCACGCCGCTCCACGCGGCGGCCGCGCTGCTGTCCGGCCCGGCGCCGCTGCTCCGGGACGCCTGCGCCGCGGGGCTCGCGTCCCCGCACCCGCTCCGCTGCCGCGCGCTCGACCTCTGCTTCTCCGTCGCCCTCGACCGCCTCCCCACGTCCACGGAGCTCCAGCACCACCACGACGGCGGCGCCTTCCACGCGGCGGCAGCGCCGCCGCTCTCCAACGCGCTCGCCGCCGCGCTCAAGCGCGCCTACGCGCACCACCGCCGCATCGGGAGCGGCGGCGTCGAGGCCGACGACCACCGCGTCGGCGTGCCGCACCTCGTGCTCGCCATCCTCGACGACCCGTCCGTGGCGCGCGTCATGCGCGAGGCGTCCTTCTCTAGCACGGCCGTCAAGGCCGCCATGCTCAGATCGCTCTCCGACCCGGCGGCACCCGACGCCGGCGCGTACGTCAGCGCCAGGGTGATGCACCGGCAGGCCTCCCATGGccgggaggaggaggtggccaagGTGGTGGAAGTGCTGAAGCGGGGCAAGAAGCGCAACCCGGTGCTCGTCGGCGACACGGTGGACGTGGACGCCGTGGTGCAGGAGGTGGTCACGCTGATACAGAGGCAACGGCTCGGCAACGCGCGCGTCATCTCCTTCCCCAAGGAGTTCGGCGACCCGGTCGACATGGACAGGGCACAGCTCACCGCCAAGATCAAGGAGCTCGGCGAAGCGGTGAGATCCGCATCGAGCAGCGCCGGCGTCGTGGTCAACCTCGGCAACCTGCAGTGGCTCGTCGAGGAAAGATGCGCGGCTCATCAGGGCGAGCAGCAGGAGAAGAGGAGGGACGTGGTGCTCGACACGGCGCGAGCCGCCGTAGACGAGATGGCGCGCGTTCTGAACCTGTCCGGCGAAGGGGAGCACCGCGTGTGGGTGATCGGCACGGCGACGTGTGCCACGTACATGAAATGCCAGGTGTATCACCCGGCGCTGGAGAGCGAGTGGGACCTCCAGGCCGTGCCCATCACGCCcaggcctccaccgccgccgccgccaccgcttggGCTCTCGCCGAG TGTTGGAGCTAACAGGGGCATCCTGAGCAGTTCGGTGGAGGTGTTGTCAACGGCGATGACGTCCCCAATGCAACGGGCGCCGAGCCTTTGCAGCGCCTGCATAGAGGGCTACGAACGCGAGCGCGCCGAGATGGCTTCATCGGAGCGTGCTCCCTGTCCGGCCGAGCAACCGATGTCGCTGTGGCTGCAGATCGGCACGCCGAGCAGCGGACGCCCGACCGACCGCGCGCAG GAGAAGGCGCGGGAGGCTGACGAGCTGCGACGCCGGTGGCGCGACCGGTGCGCGCAGCTGCACTCGCATGCCCGCCCGCCGCTGGTCACCTGCTCCGAGTGGAACGGGGCTACCATTCTTGCCAACATgcgggcgccgccgccggtggtACGGCCACCGGTGCAGCCTAGGGGTGCCGTGGACACGGATCTTGCGCTTGGCCTGGCGGCGGAGAGGCCGGCGTGTGAGACGGACGATAAGCTGCTCATGAGACGGCTCACGGAGGCGGTGAGATGGCAACCcgaggctgctgctgctgtggccaGTACGATCGCGAAGGCCAGGTCCCGCGAAGCCAGGCGGCTCGGCAAGGCCGACGTCGACGCGTGGGTCCTCTTTGCCGGGCCTGACGTGGCCGGGAAGAGGAGCATGGCCGAGGCGCTGTCCAAGTCTGTCTTCGGCACGGGGGCCGTCACCGTGCGCCTCGGCTACCCGCAagccggcgacgacggcggcgagtCCGTCGTGTCGTGCCGCGGCCAGACGGCGCTGGACCGCATGGCGGAGGCGATACGGGCGAACCCGTTCCGCGTCGTCGTGCTGGATGGCGTCGACCACGCCGACAGCGTCGTGCGCGGGTCCATCCTACGTGCGATCGAGTCAGGCCGGCTCTCGGACTCGCACGGCCGCGACGCCGCTCTCGGCACCAACATCTTCGTCGTGATGTCGCAGTGGTCGCCGCCGTTGCCGGATCACCTGAGGAACTCGCAGGAAGCCGAACCCTTTCTTCCTGACCTGCCATGGAACCTGGAGCACGGGATGATCACTGGCGGGAAGAGGTGCAGGCTGGAGCAGCAGCTTGACGGAGACCGGCGCACAAAGGCACGTAAACACTCGGCACGGGAGCCGCTTCCCCTGGACTTGAATCTGTCCATGTCCGATGACCACACCGATGCCGTAGATGACAGCGGCGGCGAGGGATCACGGAACTCGTCCAGTGACCTCACCGTGGAGCACGAGCAGGAGTACGGCCAGCCCGCATCCGCCAGATGCTCAGCGCCACCAACCGTGTCCGAGCTCATCAAAGCTGTGGACGGAGTGGTCGTGTTCAAGCCACCGGTGAACTTGGAGCCACTGATGAAACGGAGCGTCTCCGACTTGGTGGTGCCGGCGGCGAAGTTCGGGGACATCACGGTCGGCGGGTGGTCCGTTCACGTCGACGACGGCTTGCTGGGCAGGCTAGCCGCCGGTGCCGCCCGGGCAGCTGGAGCGACGGCGGCCACGCCCATGGAGGCGTGGACCGGCGAGGTGCTGTGCCCTAGCAGCTTACGGCAGTTCAAACGTAGCTTGAGCACCAACGACGTGGACGGAGCGACGGTGGAAGGCGGCGGACGGAGAAAGGACGGCGAGATGTTCCCGATGATGCCGGTGACGGTCGACGGCAACTGA